A region from the Mycoplasmopsis bovigenitalium genome encodes:
- a CDS encoding helix-hairpin-helix domain-containing protein — protein sequence MNEISIKFVAKQLELDIKQVQVVLALLAENSTVPFIARYRQDQTGGLDEEVIQKISDMYEYNIELNKRKEAIIQILKEKDLLTKDIENKLRLAETKAQVENIYEPFKVGKKTKATEAIALGLEPLAKEIFTNNDPKYSPYRDAEKYINDKVPTVEFAIEQAKYIISQWISQDALARDYVKGQLYKFGTIITKLKKNAEDENKNFELYYDFKEKVKQIPNHRVLAISRAEDKKIISYDIDFNQNHLIYQINALYFKNKQTGKIIHEAVIDSFERLIAPSIIREIKSDLFARAEKEAVELFANSLESMLLWPAVKNKTVLAIDPAYIHGCKIAVIDPQGNFLDKDIIYPTPPKNQKVQAAKIVNDLINEYNVNVIAIGNGTASRETEEFIANLIKQRDDKSDISYVVVSEVGASVYSASKIAQEEFPDFSVEERSAINIARRFQDPLNELVKIDPKSLGVGQYQHDVDQKELSKALDFKVDKVVNQVGVDLNTASKTILKHISGLSEKIAQNIIDYRSEINRFSDRSQLKKVKGLGAKAFEQSVGFLRIHDSKNFFDRTSIHPESYKLAFDVCEYLKIDLGNIDKSILEAANIEELANKFNSNIYDITLIIESLKNPTKDIRDQKEGYILKKDVLNAEDVKKGLIITGSVQSITDFGIFVYIGIKQNVLVHISNMKKDNNHFIKHPSEIVKVGDNITIEILDNDLERGRIQGKLIYEQNGK from the coding sequence ATGAATGAAATATCAATTAAATTCGTGGCTAAACAACTTGAACTTGATATTAAACAGGTTCAAGTTGTTTTAGCTTTATTGGCAGAAAATTCAACTGTCCCTTTTATTGCTAGATATCGTCAAGACCAAACTGGCGGTTTAGATGAAGAAGTTATTCAAAAAATTAGTGATATGTATGAATACAACATTGAACTAAACAAAAGAAAAGAAGCAATAATTCAAATACTTAAAGAAAAAGATCTTTTGACCAAAGATATTGAAAATAAATTGAGATTGGCAGAAACTAAAGCTCAGGTTGAAAACATTTATGAACCATTTAAAGTTGGCAAAAAAACAAAAGCCACAGAGGCTATTGCTTTAGGTCTTGAACCGCTTGCAAAAGAAATTTTCACCAACAATGATCCAAAATACAGCCCTTATAGAGATGCAGAAAAATACATTAATGATAAAGTGCCAACAGTAGAATTTGCAATAGAGCAAGCTAAATATATCATTAGTCAATGAATATCGCAAGATGCCTTAGCAAGAGACTATGTAAAAGGTCAGCTTTATAAATTTGGAACAATTATTACTAAACTTAAAAAGAATGCTGAAGATGAAAATAAAAACTTTGAACTTTATTATGATTTCAAGGAAAAAGTAAAACAAATTCCAAACCACAGAGTTCTTGCAATTTCACGTGCAGAAGACAAAAAAATTATTTCATATGATATTGATTTTAATCAAAATCATTTAATTTATCAAATCAATGCACTTTATTTTAAAAATAAACAAACAGGAAAAATTATTCATGAAGCTGTGATAGACAGTTTTGAACGTTTAATTGCACCTTCAATAATTCGCGAAATTAAATCTGATTTATTTGCAAGAGCAGAAAAAGAAGCTGTTGAATTATTTGCAAATAGTCTTGAATCAATGCTACTTTGACCTGCGGTAAAAAATAAAACTGTTTTAGCAATTGACCCAGCATATATACATGGTTGCAAAATTGCAGTAATTGATCCACAAGGAAACTTTTTAGATAAAGATATTATTTATCCAACTCCACCAAAAAACCAAAAAGTTCAAGCCGCAAAGATTGTAAATGATTTAATCAATGAATATAATGTTAACGTTATTGCAATTGGCAATGGAACTGCTTCGAGAGAAACTGAGGAATTTATCGCTAATTTAATTAAACAACGCGATGATAAGAGTGATATTTCATATGTTGTTGTTAGCGAAGTTGGTGCTTCTGTATATTCAGCATCAAAAATTGCTCAAGAAGAATTCCCTGATTTTAGTGTTGAGGAACGTAGTGCAATTAATATTGCGCGTCGTTTCCAAGACCCTTTGAATGAATTAGTTAAAATCGACCCAAAAAGCTTAGGTGTTGGTCAATATCAACATGATGTTGACCAAAAAGAATTATCCAAGGCACTAGATTTTAAAGTTGACAAAGTTGTCAACCAGGTTGGAGTTGACTTAAATACTGCCTCAAAAACGATCCTAAAACACATTTCTGGATTAAGTGAGAAAATTGCTCAGAACATAATTGATTATCGAAGTGAAATCAATCGTTTTAGTGACCGTTCGCAACTTAAAAAAGTTAAGGGTTTAGGTGCAAAAGCATTCGAACAATCAGTTGGTTTTTTAAGAATTCACGATTCTAAAAATTTCTTTGATAGAACTTCAATTCACCCTGAATCATACAAGCTTGCTTTTGACGTTTGTGAGTATTTAAAAATTGATTTGGGAAATATAGACAAATCAATTTTGGAAGCAGCAAATATTGAAGAGTTAGCTAATAAATTCAATTCAAATATTTATGATATAACGCTAATTATTGAATCGCTAAAAAACCCTACTAAGGATATAAGAGACCAAAAAGAAGGCTACATACTTAAAAAAGATGTTTTAAACGCTGAAGATGTAAAAAAAGGATTAATTATTACAGGTTCTGTGCAAAGTATTACTGATTTTGGTATTTTTGTCTATATCGGTATCAAACAGAATGTTTTAGTTCATATTAGTAATATGAAGAAAGATAACAATCATTTTATAAAACATCCTTCTGAAATCGTGAAAGTTGGTGATAACATCACAATTGAGATTTTGGATAATGACTTAGAGCGTGGACGAATTCAAGGTAAATTAATTTATGAACAAAATGGCAAATAG